A stretch of Lathyrus oleraceus cultivar Zhongwan6 chromosome 6, CAAS_Psat_ZW6_1.0, whole genome shotgun sequence DNA encodes these proteins:
- the LOC127091140 gene encoding serine/threonine-protein kinase EDR1, whose protein sequence is MSERGKKERPTEKKERMKNIFKKLHIGSSHDPHRSNEIPPPVPSTSDAAEHVQTSGASTATTSSSSPSTVPIPPASAGGGLSALVNRQDFFSSEEEFQVQLALAISASNSEFRGDDPEKDQIHAATLLSLGGHRIDSNKDDVAEALSRQYWEYNVLDYEEKVVDGFYDVYGLYNDPAMQGKMPSLADLETNSGGSSFEVVIVNRTIDPALDELVQIAHCIALDCPVTEIGILVQRLAELVTSHMGGPVKDANIILAKWTERSTELRTSLHTSVLPLGSLDIGLSRHRALLFKILADNIKMPCRLVKGSHYTGVEDDAVNIIKLDDEREFLVDLMAAPGTLIPADILNAKDNAFKSYNPKIVPSLPSIEETGLSYSRPIPPSNGEGSSQISVIKGPTMTWNGQSYTEKSEFMPSNFGLNRDTGVGPSKIPNRGSPNQRENLPPSYGNSLYKGTLGMNTVGDGTRLNVNVVPYAQNNPTDSQNLFADLNPFLIKGTGKSSVHNKPVENKPPEHGTKNNTVSGRPVSPLMWKNQHAYNEVPRKTNHNPNEYNPPLFVSNISFTSEHTDLSTSNSSYNSNINNDISSRTSAQITGSAASAGVGELNRIEGHNADFRRGDLESSQNVMVKRFNEPESTELGYRDRRKCIYDRFMGSNLQLKDSDSPSSSIDSITNRVDQILDDADVGECEIPWEDLVIGERIGLGSYGEVYRADWNGTEVAVKKFLDQDFSGAALSEFKREVRIMRRLRHPNVVLFMGAVTRPPNLSIISEFLPRGSLYRILHRPNCQIDEKQRIKMALDVARGMNCLHASTPTIVHRDLKSPNLLVDKNWNVKVCDFGLSRLKHNTFLSSKSTAGTPEWMAPEVLRNEPSNEKCDVYSFGVILWELATLKLPWTGMNPMQVVGAVGFQNRRLEIPKEVDPLVARIIWECWQQDPNLRPSFAQLTVALKPLQRLALPSHQDQVASPLPQEISVNSTP, encoded by the exons ATGAGTGAAAGAGGGAAGAAAGAAAGACCAACAGAGAAAAAAGAGAGGATGAAGAACATCTTCAAGAAGCTTCATATAGGTAGCAGCCACGATCCTCATCGATCCAATGAAATTCCGCCACCTGTACCATCCACGTCTGATGCTGCCGAGCATGTTCAGACTTCCGGCGCTTCTACCGCCACTACTTCTTCCTCGTCGCCGTCTACAGTGCCTATTCCTCCTGCTTCCGCCGGTGGTGGTTTGTCTGCGTTAGTCAATCGGCAGGACTTTTTCTCATCGGAGGAGGAATTTCAGGTTCAGTTAGCCCTAGCTATCAGTGCTTCCAATTCCGAGTTTCGTGGTGATGATCCGGAGAAGGATCAGATCCATGCGGCAACGCTACTCAGTTTGGGAGGACATCGGATTGATTCGAATAAGGATGATGTGGCGGAGGCGCTTTCGAGGCAGTACTGG GAATACAATGTGCTTGACTATGAAGAGAAAGTAGTGGATGGTTTTTATGATGTATATGGCCTATATAATGACCCGGCAATGCAAGGAAAGATGCCATCTCTAGCTGATCTTGAAACAAACTCAGGTGGTTCTAGCTTTGAAGTGGTCATAGTTAATCGAACAATTGATCCTGCCCTGGACGAGCTGGTGCAAATTGCACATTGTATAGCATTGGACTGTCCTGTCACTGAGATCGGTATTTTGGTGCAAAGGCTTGCCGAACTTGTTACTAGCCATATGGGCGGCCCTGTAAAGGATGCTAATATTATATTAGCAAAATGGACAGAAAGAAGTACAGAATTAAGGACATCTCTTCACACAAGTGTATTACCTCTTGGGTCCTTAGATATTGGGCTCTCTAGGCATCGCGCTTTACTTTTCAAG ATATTAGCAGACAACATTAAGATGCCTTGTAGACTTGTTAAAGGCAGTCATTACACTGGTGTTGAGGATGATGCTGTCAACATTATAAAATTAGATGATGAAAG GGAGTTTTTAGTTGATCTCATGGCTGCTCCTGGAACACTCATCCCAGCTGATATTTTAAATGCGAAGGATAACGCCTTTAAGTCTTACAACCCCAAGATTGTGCCGAGTTTGCCTTCCATTGAGGAAACTGGGCTTTCTTACTCAAGACCCATACCACCCTCTAATGGTGAAGGCAGTAGTCAGATTTCTGTTATAAAAGGTCCTACGATGACTTGGAATGGACAGTCATATACTGAGAAGTCAGAGTTTATGCCTTCAAACTTTGGTTTGAACAGAGACACTGGTGTTGGTCCTTCTAAAATTCCTAATAGAGGGAGTCCTAATCAACGGGAAAATTTGCCACCTTCATATGGTAATTCTTTGTACAAAGGTACTCTTGGAATGAATACTGTGGGTGATGGGACAAGATTGAATGTCAATGTTGTGCCATACGCCCAGAACAACCCCACCGACTCTCAGAACCTTTTTGCAGATCTGAACCCATTCTTGATAAAAGGGACTGGGAAGTCCTCCGTGCACAACAAACCTGTGGAAAATAAACCTCCTGAGCACGGTACAAAAAACAATACTGTTTCTGGTCGACCCGTGTCACCACTGATGTGGAAGAATCAGCATGCCTACAACGAAGTCCCCAGAAAAACTAATCATAACCCTAATGAATATAACCCTCCTTTATTTGTTTCCAATATCTCTTTCACATCTGAACATACTGATCTCAGCACTTCCAATTCATCATACAATTCAAATATAAATAATGATATTAGCTCTCGAACTTCTGCACAAATTACCGGTTCAGCCGCATCAGCTGGTGTAGGTGAGCTGAACCGGATCGAAGGTCACAATGCTGATTTTAGAAGGGGTGATTTGGAAAGTTCTCAGAATGTCATGGTAAAGAGATTTAATGAACCCGAAAGCACTGAACTTGGATATCGTGACAGGCGGAAGTGCATATATGACAGATTCATGGGAAGCAATTTGCAATTAAAAGATTCAGATAGTCCTAGCTCTTCAATTGATTCCATTACAAACAGGGTCGATCAAATATTGGACGATGCAGATGTTGGTGAATGTGAGATTCCATGGGAGGATCTGGTTATTGGTGAAAGAATTGGTCTAG GTTCATATGGTGAGGTATACCGAGCGGACTGGAATGGCACG GAGGTTGCTGTGAAGAAATTTTTGGATCAGGATTTTTCAGGCGCTGCCTTATCTGAATTTAAAAGAGAA GTACGGATAATGCGTAGGCTGCGTCATCCAAATGTTGTTCTTTTTATGGGTGCCGTCACCCGGCCTCCCAATCTCTCAATCATTTCAGAGTTTCTCCCGAG AGGAAGCTTGTACCGAATTCTTCATCGCCCTAATTGTCAGATCGATGAGAAACAAAGAATAAAAATGGCTCTTGATGTG GCTAGGGGTATGAATTGCTTGCACGCCAGCACACCTACGATTGTTCACCGAGATCTGAAGTCCCCAAATCTTTTGGTTGATAAGAACTGGAACGTTAAG GTATGCGATTTTGGGCTGTCAAGGTTGAAGCATAACACATTTTTATCATCCAAATCAACTGCTGGAACG CCGGAATGGATGGCTCCTGAAGTTCTCCGCAATGAACCTTCAAATGAGAA GTGTGATGTTTATAGTTTTGGTGTCATCCTATGGGAGCTTGCCACCCTGAAGTTGCCATGGACTGGAATGAATCCCATGCAAGTTGTTGGTGCGGTAGGTTTCCAAAATCGCCGCCTTGAAATTCCTAAGGAAGTTGATCCTTTAGTAGCAAGAATAATCTGGGAATGTTGGCAACA GGATCCAAATTTGCGCCCCTCATTTGCGCAGCTGACGGTGGCTCTTAAGCCCTTGCAGCGTCTGGCTCTCCCATCTCATCAAGACCAGGTGGCTTCACCTctgcctcaggagatttctgtaAATTCTACCCCATGA